A region of Chloroflexaceae bacterium DNA encodes the following proteins:
- the rpsP gene encoding 30S ribosomal protein S16, with protein sequence MVKIRLRRTGKTKQPSYRVVVADSRSPRDGKFIEIIGHYNPIRQPKVLEIKADRARYWLSVGAQPTDIVVKLLQRVNVLDEQGRLIPAPAEA encoded by the coding sequence ATGGTAAAGATCCGTCTTCGCCGCACCGGCAAGACCAAGCAGCCCAGCTACCGCGTGGTCGTCGCCGACTCGCGCTCGCCTCGCGACGGCAAGTTTATCGAGATTATCGGCCACTATAACCCGATCCGCCAGCCCAAGGTGCTGGAAATCAAGGCCGATCGCGCCCGTTACTGGCTCAGCGTCGGCGCCCAACCTACGGACATCGTGGTCAAGCTGCTCCAGCGCGTCAATGTGCTCGATGAGCAGGGCCGCCTGATACCAGCCCCGGCCGAGGCGTGA
- a CDS encoding KH domain-containing protein, with protein MKALLEYIALNLVDNHEAVRIKERVGRFTVTYELSVAPDETGKVIGRSGRVAKAIRDLMGVAAARQNKRVHVDIE; from the coding sequence ATGAAAGCGCTGCTCGAGTATATCGCCCTGAACCTTGTGGATAACCACGAGGCCGTGCGTATCAAGGAACGAGTGGGTCGCTTTACCGTCACCTACGAACTCTCCGTCGCCCCGGACGAGACCGGCAAGGTGATCGGCCGCAGCGGGCGGGTGGCCAAAGCCATCCGTGACTTGATGGGCGTTGCCGCCGCGCGCCAGAATAAACGGGTCCACGTTGATATTGAGTGA
- the rimM gene encoding ribosome maturation factor RimM (Essential for efficient processing of 16S rRNA), protein MTNLDEFLLIGQITAPFGVRGQIKVKSYTDRPDHLSRSVRTVYLGDERTPLTLTGVIEHKPGMLVVTLREITSREAADALRGVEIYIRASEAAPLAEDEYFLHQLIGLSATTEDGQIIGQVREVLETGAGEVLVIARPDLADALVPMVRDFIVTLDIANRRIVIRPIEGLL, encoded by the coding sequence ATGACCAATCTTGACGAGTTTCTGCTGATCGGCCAGATTACCGCTCCCTTCGGCGTGCGCGGGCAGATCAAAGTGAAGTCCTATACTGATCGGCCTGACCATCTCAGCCGCTCCGTGCGCACGGTCTATCTCGGCGACGAGCGCACGCCTCTGACGCTGACCGGGGTGATTGAGCACAAACCCGGGATGCTGGTGGTCACACTGCGCGAAATCACCAGCCGCGAGGCGGCCGATGCGCTGCGCGGCGTCGAGATCTACATCCGCGCCAGCGAGGCGGCCCCCCTGGCTGAAGACGAGTATTTCCTGCACCAGTTGATCGGCCTCAGCGCCACCACCGAGGATGGCCAGATCATCGGTCAGGTGCGGGAAGTCCTTGAAACCGGCGCCGGCGAGGTGCTGGTCATCGCCCGTCCTGACCTCGCCGACGCGCTCGTGCCAATGGTCCGCGACTTCATCGTCACCCTCGATATTGCCAACCGGCGCATCGTTATCCGCCCGATCGAGGGCCTCCTCTGA
- a CDS encoding ATP-binding protein — protein MSYHSGHALVIDSDPVTREVCATTLRDAGFVVHALDAPAAARDALLNAAFDLVLLDGAAPGGDGLALLRQLHEQQVRVPVLLMCGDASVEFVTQAMRLGARGLLVKPFSADDLRATALEIAGERRAARSRDRVAALRPAVRIGQRLLGELDLQRLQDLIIETVRTELEADRASLMLFEDDGQWLRIVACSGLPAQVRVGHRVAAERSLAGWVAMRRQPVRLDFSGDVALPVDELRGVFLTEEIGSALSVPVLAGEQVLGVLNAAKTHARQPFTEDDQELLMLLAAQAAVAIENARLYTRVASSEGRYRALLQHASDAVLLVDASGRAILDANLALEHLSGYSHAELLAMPLDRLLPALAQLIQRTVEGYTGGAVREGAEIEMDLYTRQEQTTPVAVSLSAVSHAGERLILVIARDVSERQRIAKQLVQAEKLAALGRLSASLAHEINNPLQAIHNSVYLLLTRPLAEEKRQRYLQMTLEEIERLISIVQRMLDFYRPNREGMRPVDVDEILDAVLTLTETQMAEQGVRLIRQRAGRLPRIFAISNHLKQVCFNLIFNALEAMPDGGELYVKTALLEEGATLDREGFVTVLAGGSAEGVERARVVIEISDTGSGIPNHDLPKIFEPFFTTRTKGTGLGLAVSYSIIEQHHGDLAVRSVVGEGTTFRVALPVAQ, from the coding sequence ATGAGCTACCATTCTGGGCACGCCCTGGTAATCGACAGTGACCCGGTCACCCGTGAAGTCTGTGCGACGACCCTGCGCGACGCCGGCTTTGTCGTCCACGCCCTGGACGCGCCCGCCGCCGCTCGCGATGCGCTCCTGAATGCCGCCTTCGACCTGGTGCTGCTCGATGGCGCCGCGCCCGGTGGCGATGGCCTGGCCCTGCTGCGGCAGTTGCACGAGCAGCAGGTGCGGGTGCCCGTGCTGCTGATGTGCGGCGACGCTTCGGTTGAGTTTGTCACTCAGGCCATGCGTCTGGGGGCGCGGGGGTTGTTGGTCAAACCCTTTAGCGCTGACGATCTGCGCGCCACGGCCCTGGAGATCGCTGGCGAACGCCGCGCGGCTCGCTCGCGCGATCGGGTGGCCGCCCTGCGCCCAGCGGTGCGCATCGGCCAGCGGCTCCTTGGCGAACTCGACCTGCAACGATTGCAGGATCTGATCATCGAAACGGTGCGCACCGAGCTTGAGGCCGACCGCGCCTCGCTCATGCTGTTCGAGGACGATGGGCAGTGGCTGCGTATCGTCGCCTGCTCCGGCCTCCCCGCCCAGGTGCGTGTAGGTCACCGTGTGGCTGCCGAACGCAGTCTGGCCGGCTGGGTGGCCATGCGTCGTCAGCCGGTGCGCCTTGACTTCAGCGGTGACGTGGCCCTCCCCGTGGACGAGTTGCGTGGCGTCTTCCTGACCGAAGAGATCGGCTCGGCCCTGTCGGTGCCGGTGCTGGCTGGCGAACAGGTGCTGGGGGTGCTCAATGCGGCCAAGACCCATGCGCGGCAGCCCTTCACCGAGGATGATCAGGAACTCTTGATGCTGCTAGCGGCCCAGGCCGCCGTCGCCATCGAGAATGCGCGCCTCTACACCCGCGTCGCTTCCTCGGAGGGCCGCTATCGCGCTCTGCTCCAGCACGCCAGTGACGCGGTGTTGCTCGTTGACGCCAGCGGACGTGCCATCCTCGATGCTAATCTGGCCCTGGAACATTTGAGCGGCTATAGCCATGCTGAGTTGCTGGCCATGCCGCTCGACCGGCTCTTGCCAGCCCTGGCCCAACTGATTCAGCGCACCGTTGAGGGATATACTGGCGGAGCGGTGCGTGAGGGGGCGGAAATCGAGATGGACCTGTACACCCGCCAGGAGCAGACCACACCGGTCGCGGTCAGTCTCAGCGCCGTCTCGCACGCCGGCGAGCGCCTCATCCTGGTGATCGCCCGGGACGTGAGCGAACGCCAGCGCATTGCCAAGCAACTGGTGCAGGCGGAGAAACTCGCGGCCCTGGGCCGTCTGTCGGCGTCACTGGCCCACGAGATCAACAATCCCCTCCAGGCCATTCACAACTCGGTGTATTTGCTGTTGACCCGGCCGCTCGCCGAGGAGAAGCGCCAGCGCTACCTGCAAATGACCCTGGAGGAGATCGAGCGGCTGATCAGCATCGTGCAGCGCATGCTCGACTTCTACCGTCCCAACCGCGAGGGGATGCGCCCGGTGGATGTTGACGAGATCCTTGATGCCGTGCTGACTCTAACCGAGACGCAGATGGCGGAGCAGGGGGTGCGATTGATCCGCCAGCGAGCCGGGCGGCTGCCACGCATTTTTGCCATCAGCAATCATCTCAAACAGGTGTGTTTCAACCTGATCTTTAACGCGCTCGAAGCCATGCCTGACGGCGGCGAACTCTACGTCAAAACCGCCCTGCTCGAAGAGGGCGCGACGCTGGACCGCGAAGGGTTCGTGACTGTCCTGGCGGGAGGATCAGCGGAGGGGGTCGAACGGGCCAGGGTGGTAATCGAGATCAGCGATACCGGCAGCGGTATCCCGAACCACGATCTGCCCAAGATCTTCGAACCCTTTTTCACCACGCGCACCAAGGGCACCGGCCTGGGCCTGGCGGTGAGCTACAGCATCATCGAGCAGCACCACGGCGATCTGGCTGTACGCTCGGTGGTCGGTGAGGGGACCACGTTCCGCGTCGCGCTGCCCGTAGCGCAGTGA
- the hisIE gene encoding bifunctional phosphoribosyl-AMP cyclohydrolase/phosphoribosyl-ATP diphosphatase HisIE, which translates to MEIHFDPQGLAPAIVQHARTGEVLMLGYMNADALEATRATGLVTFWSRSRQALWRKGETSGHVLRLVDLRVDCDADALLVLAEPAGPTCHTGERSCFHRDVAGTLTRRSAPPGAVLGRLADGVRIRRNASPETSYTARLLQEGVDRIAKKVGEEAVEVVIAAKNASHAELTYELADLLYHIVVLLEDQGLSLEAIWQELERRMKS; encoded by the coding sequence ATGGAGATACATTTCGATCCGCAGGGGCTGGCGCCTGCAATCGTACAGCACGCCCGCACCGGTGAGGTGCTGATGCTGGGGTACATGAACGCCGACGCGCTGGAGGCGACCCGCGCCACCGGCCTGGTGACGTTCTGGAGCCGTTCCCGGCAGGCCCTCTGGCGCAAAGGCGAGACGAGCGGCCACGTGCTGCGCCTGGTTGACCTGCGGGTTGATTGCGACGCTGATGCGCTGCTGGTGCTGGCCGAACCTGCCGGTCCTACCTGCCATACTGGTGAGCGTAGTTGTTTCCACCGTGATGTTGCGGGAACGCTGACCCGCCGGTCCGCTCCTCCCGGCGCCGTGCTTGGACGGCTGGCCGATGGCGTGCGCATTCGGCGCAATGCGTCTCCCGAAACATCCTACACCGCACGCCTGCTCCAGGAAGGAGTGGACCGGATCGCCAAGAAAGTTGGCGAGGAAGCGGTGGAAGTGGTTATCGCGGCCAAAAACGCTTCCCACGCCGAATTGACCTATGAACTGGCCGACCTGCTGTATCACATCGTCGTGTTGCTGGAAGATCAGGGTCTGTCCCTTGAAGCGATCTGGCAGGAGCTTGAACGGCGGATGAAGTCGTGA
- the purH gene encoding bifunctional phosphoribosylaminoimidazolecarboxamide formyltransferase/IMP cyclohydrolase, producing the protein MRALLSVYDKSGVIDLARELLGLGFELLSTGNTWRLLVEAGIPARSVSEVTGFPEILDGRVKTLHPAIHAGLLARRDRPAHMAQLAEYGLAPIDLLVVNLYPFQQTIARPDATLDEAIEQIDIGGVALLRAAAKNFAHVVSLVDPADYAATLAELRTGAVSLETRQRLAAKTFAHTAAYDAAIAAYLAADPFPETLVAAWPRVQPLRYGENPHQRAALYGEFGRLFEQLHGKELSYNNILDTGAAAELIGEFPAAEGAAVAIIKHTNPCGVGVAPTLLEAWEKAFATDRDAPFGGIIAVNQPLDLALARAISEIFTEIIIAPEFAPDALEHLRKKKNLRLLRALQPVGASPEIVLRSVPGGVLAQEADRAPLAGEEWRVVTRRSPTPDEERALRFAWRVVKHVKSNAIVYAGPDRTLGIGAGQMSRVDSSRLAVWKAQQAGLSLTGSVVASDALFPFADGVETALRAGATAVIQPGGSVRDAEVIAAADAAGAAMVFTGRRHFRH; encoded by the coding sequence GTGCGCGCATTACTCAGTGTGTACGATAAGTCGGGCGTGATTGACCTGGCGCGTGAATTGCTCGGCCTGGGCTTCGAGCTGCTTTCGACCGGCAATACCTGGCGCCTGCTGGTCGAGGCCGGTATTCCTGCCCGGTCGGTCAGCGAGGTCACTGGTTTTCCCGAGATTCTCGACGGTCGCGTGAAGACCTTGCATCCGGCCATCCATGCCGGTCTGCTCGCTCGCCGCGATCGGCCCGCCCATATGGCCCAACTGGCCGAGTATGGGCTGGCGCCGATTGACCTCCTGGTTGTCAACCTTTACCCTTTCCAGCAGACCATCGCTCGCCCCGACGCGACGCTCGATGAGGCGATCGAACAGATTGATATCGGCGGGGTGGCCCTGCTGCGCGCCGCTGCCAAGAACTTCGCCCACGTCGTATCCCTGGTCGATCCGGCCGATTACGCCGCAACGCTTGCCGAATTGCGCACAGGGGCGGTGAGCCTGGAGACGCGCCAGCGTCTGGCAGCGAAGACTTTCGCCCATACCGCCGCCTATGATGCCGCCATCGCCGCCTATCTGGCCGCCGATCCCTTCCCCGAAACGCTGGTCGCGGCCTGGCCCCGCGTTCAGCCACTGCGCTATGGTGAGAACCCCCACCAGCGCGCTGCCCTCTACGGCGAGTTTGGGCGCCTGTTCGAGCAGTTGCACGGCAAAGAGCTTTCCTACAATAACATCCTCGATACCGGGGCCGCGGCGGAGTTGATCGGGGAGTTCCCCGCCGCCGAGGGCGCCGCTGTAGCGATTATCAAGCATACCAATCCCTGCGGCGTCGGCGTGGCGCCCACCCTGCTCGAAGCCTGGGAAAAGGCCTTTGCCACCGACCGCGACGCGCCCTTCGGCGGGATCATCGCCGTCAATCAGCCCCTTGACCTGGCCCTGGCCCGGGCGATCAGCGAGATTTTTACCGAGATTATCATCGCTCCCGAATTTGCCCCCGATGCCCTTGAGCATCTGCGGAAGAAGAAGAACCTGCGCCTGCTCAGGGCGCTGCAACCGGTCGGCGCAAGCCCGGAGATTGTGTTGCGTAGCGTGCCCGGCGGCGTCCTGGCCCAGGAGGCCGACCGCGCGCCTCTGGCCGGCGAGGAGTGGCGCGTGGTGACGCGGCGCTCCCCTACCCCCGATGAAGAACGCGCCCTGCGTTTCGCCTGGCGCGTGGTCAAGCACGTGAAGTCTAACGCGATTGTCTATGCCGGCCCTGATCGCACCCTCGGCATCGGCGCCGGGCAGATGAGCCGGGTGGATAGCTCGCGCCTGGCGGTCTGGAAGGCCCAGCAGGCTGGCCTGTCGCTCACAGGGAGCGTGGTGGCGAGCGATGCTCTGTTTCCCTTTGCCGATGGCGTAGAAACGGCTCTGCGCGCCGGCGCCACGGCAGTGATCCAGCCCGGCGGTTCGGTGCGCGACGCGGAGGTCATCGCCGCCGCCGATGCCGCTGGCGCCGCGATGGTGTTTACCGGCCGCCGGCATTTTCGCCATTGA
- a CDS encoding DUF4388 domain-containing protein codes for MALSGDLSEFPLTDIIQLVALSKKTGGVHIRGQRAGQTYEGWLYFRDGQIIGATLPGMRPLDAVYTFFTLASGPFRFYDDQRLDTPTITLSNEAIIMEGIMRQEAWAALQQQIPSLTLVPRLVPNPATGSGEINLEAEEWRVLTMVNGKNTVVQIAQRSGLGEFRTCEIIGQLLQNGLVELREPSLGEILAPELERIAATFVGAGASALLEAAYRHVGITDVGRATVAQMLMAIDRFEVSAMRVIGSERARAATAALRARAEELRAAVTLRESPPGVIE; via the coding sequence ATGGCCCTCTCCGGCGATTTAAGCGAGTTTCCGCTGACGGATATTATCCAACTTGTCGCCCTGAGCAAGAAGACCGGCGGGGTCCACATCCGCGGGCAACGCGCCGGGCAGACGTATGAGGGCTGGTTGTATTTCCGTGATGGGCAGATCATCGGCGCCACGCTGCCCGGGATGCGCCCACTCGATGCCGTTTATACGTTCTTCACCCTCGCCTCAGGTCCATTCCGCTTCTACGACGACCAGCGCCTCGATACTCCCACGATCACCCTCTCGAATGAGGCGATCATTATGGAGGGGATCATGCGCCAGGAAGCCTGGGCCGCCCTGCAACAGCAGATTCCCTCGCTGACGCTGGTGCCTCGCCTGGTGCCCAATCCTGCCACCGGCTCAGGCGAGATCAATCTGGAGGCGGAGGAGTGGCGCGTGCTCACCATGGTGAACGGGAAGAACACCGTCGTCCAGATCGCCCAGCGCAGCGGACTGGGCGAGTTTCGCACCTGCGAGATCATCGGCCAGTTGCTCCAAAATGGCCTGGTTGAGTTGCGCGAGCCGAGTCTCGGCGAGATTCTCGCCCCTGAACTTGAACGCATCGCCGCCACTTTCGTCGGCGCGGGCGCCTCGGCCCTGCTCGAGGCTGCCTACCGGCACGTTGGCATCACCGATGTAGGCCGGGCCACGGTGGCACAGATGCTCATGGCCATTGATCGCTTTGAAGTGAGCGCCATGCGGGTGATCGGCTCGGAACGCGCCCGCGCCGCCACTGCCGCCCTCCGCGCCCGCGCCGAAGAACTGCGCGCCGCCGTGACGCTGCGCGAGTCTCCTCCAGGTGTGATAGAATAA
- a CDS encoding GTPase domain-containing protein has product MALINVAAREIHCKIVYYGPGMCGKTTNLQYIHSQVPKEIKGDLLSIATETERTLFFDFLPLDLGKVRGFQTRFHLYTVPGQVLYERTRVAVLNGADGVVFVADSHKKKMQENVNSLRELAQNVTRQNKKFSEFPIVVQYNKRDLPEDVLVSVQTMDHYLGVTRMNWPRIEAVATTGAGVFETLRAISRAVISKL; this is encoded by the coding sequence ATGGCGCTAATCAATGTTGCGGCACGCGAAATTCACTGTAAGATCGTCTATTATGGCCCCGGTATGTGCGGGAAGACGACGAATCTGCAGTACATTCACAGCCAGGTGCCAAAAGAGATCAAGGGTGACCTGCTGTCGATCGCTACGGAGACAGAACGGACCCTGTTCTTTGACTTCTTGCCCCTCGATCTTGGAAAGGTCCGTGGGTTCCAGACCCGCTTCCATCTGTATACCGTGCCCGGTCAGGTGTTGTACGAGCGCACCCGAGTAGCTGTGCTGAACGGCGCCGATGGAGTGGTGTTCGTCGCCGACTCCCATAAGAAGAAGATGCAGGAGAATGTCAATAGTCTCCGTGAACTGGCGCAGAATGTGACCCGGCAGAATAAGAAGTTTTCTGAGTTTCCAATTGTCGTGCAATACAATAAGCGCGATCTGCCCGAAGACGTGCTGGTCTCGGTGCAGACGATGGATCATTATCTGGGCGTAACCCGGATGAACTGGCCGCGCATCGAAGCCGTCGCGACGACAGGCGCAGGAGTGTTTGAGACACTGCGCGCCATCAGTCGGGCGGTAATTAGCAAGCTCTAG